The Camelus ferus isolate YT-003-E chromosome 4, BCGSAC_Cfer_1.0, whole genome shotgun sequence genome has a segment encoding these proteins:
- the SLC25A25 gene encoding calcium-binding mitochondrial carrier protein SCaMC-2 isoform X7, which translates to MLCLCLYMPVLGEAQTEFQYFESKGLPAELKSIFKLSVFIPSQEVSTYRQWKQKIVQAGDKDLDGQLDFEEFVHYLQDHEKKLRLVFKSLDKKNDGRIDAQEIMQSLRDLGVKISEQQAEKILKRIRTGHFWGPVTYMDKNGTMTIDWNEWRDYHLLHPVENIPEIILYWKHSTIFDVGENLTVPDEFTMEERQTGMWWRHLVAGGGAGAVSRTCTAPLDRLKVLMQVHASRSNNMCIVGGFTQMIREGGAKSLWRGNGINVLKIAPESAIKFMAYEQIKRLVGSDQETLRIHERLVAGSLAGAIAQSSIYPMEVLKTRMALRKTGQYSGMLDCARKILAREGMSAFYKGYVPNMLGIIPYAGIDLAVYETLKNAWLQRYAVNSADPGVFVLLACGTMSSTCGQLASYPLALVRTRMQAQASIEGAPEVTMSSLFKQILRTEGAFGLYRGLAPNFMKVIPAVSISYVVYENLKITLGVQSR; encoded by the exons ATGCTTTGCCTGTGCCTGTATATGCCAGTCCTCGGGGAGGCTCAGACCGAGTTCCAGTACTTCGAATCCAAGGGACTTCCCGCCGAGCTGAAGTCCATCTTCAAACTCAGTGTCTTTATCCCCTCCCAGGAGGTCTCCACCTACCGCCAGTGGAAGCAG aaaattgtACAGGCTGGTGACAAAGACCTCGATGGACAGCTAGACTTTGAAGAATTTGTCCATTATCTCCAAGATCACGAGAAGAAGCTGAGGCTGGTGTTCAAGAGTTTGGACAAAAAGAATGATG GGCGGATCGACGCGCAGGAGATCATGCAGTCCCTGCGGGACCTGGGAGTCAAGATATCTGAACAGCAGGCAGAAAAAATTCTCAAGAG AATACGAACGGGCCACTTCTGGGGCCCTGTCACCTA CATGGACAAGAACGGCACCATGACCATCGACTGGAACGAGTGGAGAGACTACCACCTCCTGCATCCCGTGGAAAACATCCCCGAGATCATCCTGTACTGGAAACATTCCACG ATCTTTGATGTAGGTGAGAATCTGACAGTCCCCGATGAGTTCACAATGGAGGAGAGGCAGACAGGGATGTGGTGGAGACACCTGGTGGCCGGCGGTGGGGCGGGGGCCGTATCCAGAACCTGCACGGCCCCCCTGGACAGACTCAAGGTGCTCATGCAG gtccATGCCTCCCGCAGCAACAACATGTGCATCGTGGGTGGGTTCACCCAGATGATTCGAGAAGGAGGGGCCAAGTCACTCTGGCGGGGCAACGGCATCAACGTACTCAAAATTGCCCCTGAGTCGGCCATCAAATTCATGGCCTACGAGCAG ATCAAGCGCCTAGTCGGGAGTGACCAGGAGACGCTGAGGATTCACGAGAGGCTTGTGGCAGGGTCCTTGGCAGGGGCCATCGCCCAGAGCAGCATCTACCCGATGGAG GTCCTGAAGACCCGGATGGCCCTGCGCAAGACAGGCCAGTACTCAGGCATGCTGGACTGCGCCAGAAAGATCCTGGCCAGAGAGGGCATGTCTGCCTTCTACAAGGGCTACGTTCCCAACATGCTGGGGATCATCCCGTATGCGGGAATAGACCTGGCCGTCTACGAG aCGCTCAAGAATGCCTGGCTGCAGCGCTATGCGGTGAACAGTGCAGACCCCGGCGTTTTTGTGCTCCTGGCCTGTGGCACCATGTCCAGCACTTGCGGCCAGCTGGCCAGCTACCCACTGGCCCTGGTCAGGACACGGATGCAGGCCCAAG CCTCCATTGAGGGCGCCCCGGAGGTGACCATGAGCAGCCTCTTCAAACAGATCCTGCGGACCGAGGGGGCCTTTGGCCTGTACCGGGGGCTGGCCCCCAACTTCATGAAGGTGATCCCCGCCGTGAGCATCAGCTACGTGGTGTACGAGAACCTGAAGATCACCTTGGGCGTGCAGTCGCGGTGA
- the SLC25A25 gene encoding calcium-binding mitochondrial carrier protein SCaMC-2 isoform X8 has translation MLCLCLYMPVLGEAQTEFQYFESKGLPAELKSIFKLSVFIPSQEVSTYRQWKQKIVQAGDKDLDGQLDFEEFVHYLQDHEKKLRLVFKSLDKKNDGRIDAQEIMQSLRDLGVKISEQQAEKILKSMDKNGTMTIDWNEWRDYHLLHPVENIPEIILYWKHSTIFDVGENLTVPDEFTMEERQTGMWWRHLVAGGGAGAVSRTCTAPLDRLKVLMQVHASRSNNMCIVGGFTQMIREGGAKSLWRGNGINVLKIAPESAIKFMAYEQIKRLVGSDQETLRIHERLVAGSLAGAIAQSSIYPMEVLKTRMALRKTGQYSGMLDCARKILAREGMSAFYKGYVPNMLGIIPYAGIDLAVYETLKNAWLQRYAVNSADPGVFVLLACGTMSSTCGQLASYPLALVRTRMQAQASIEGAPEVTMSSLFKQILRTEGAFGLYRGLAPNFMKVIPAVSISYVVYENLKITLGVQSR, from the exons ATGCTTTGCCTGTGCCTGTATATGCCAGTCCTCGGGGAGGCTCAGACCGAGTTCCAGTACTTCGAATCCAAGGGACTTCCCGCCGAGCTGAAGTCCATCTTCAAACTCAGTGTCTTTATCCCCTCCCAGGAGGTCTCCACCTACCGCCAGTGGAAGCAG aaaattgtACAGGCTGGTGACAAAGACCTCGATGGACAGCTAGACTTTGAAGAATTTGTCCATTATCTCCAAGATCACGAGAAGAAGCTGAGGCTGGTGTTCAAGAGTTTGGACAAAAAGAATGATG GGCGGATCGACGCGCAGGAGATCATGCAGTCCCTGCGGGACCTGGGAGTCAAGATATCTGAACAGCAGGCAGAAAAAATTCTCAAGAG CATGGACAAGAACGGCACCATGACCATCGACTGGAACGAGTGGAGAGACTACCACCTCCTGCATCCCGTGGAAAACATCCCCGAGATCATCCTGTACTGGAAACATTCCACG ATCTTTGATGTAGGTGAGAATCTGACAGTCCCCGATGAGTTCACAATGGAGGAGAGGCAGACAGGGATGTGGTGGAGACACCTGGTGGCCGGCGGTGGGGCGGGGGCCGTATCCAGAACCTGCACGGCCCCCCTGGACAGACTCAAGGTGCTCATGCAG gtccATGCCTCCCGCAGCAACAACATGTGCATCGTGGGTGGGTTCACCCAGATGATTCGAGAAGGAGGGGCCAAGTCACTCTGGCGGGGCAACGGCATCAACGTACTCAAAATTGCCCCTGAGTCGGCCATCAAATTCATGGCCTACGAGCAG ATCAAGCGCCTAGTCGGGAGTGACCAGGAGACGCTGAGGATTCACGAGAGGCTTGTGGCAGGGTCCTTGGCAGGGGCCATCGCCCAGAGCAGCATCTACCCGATGGAG GTCCTGAAGACCCGGATGGCCCTGCGCAAGACAGGCCAGTACTCAGGCATGCTGGACTGCGCCAGAAAGATCCTGGCCAGAGAGGGCATGTCTGCCTTCTACAAGGGCTACGTTCCCAACATGCTGGGGATCATCCCGTATGCGGGAATAGACCTGGCCGTCTACGAG aCGCTCAAGAATGCCTGGCTGCAGCGCTATGCGGTGAACAGTGCAGACCCCGGCGTTTTTGTGCTCCTGGCCTGTGGCACCATGTCCAGCACTTGCGGCCAGCTGGCCAGCTACCCACTGGCCCTGGTCAGGACACGGATGCAGGCCCAAG CCTCCATTGAGGGCGCCCCGGAGGTGACCATGAGCAGCCTCTTCAAACAGATCCTGCGGACCGAGGGGGCCTTTGGCCTGTACCGGGGGCTGGCCCCCAACTTCATGAAGGTGATCCCCGCCGTGAGCATCAGCTACGTGGTGTACGAGAACCTGAAGATCACCTTGGGCGTGCAGTCGCGGTGA
- the SLC25A25 gene encoding calcium-binding mitochondrial carrier protein SCaMC-2 isoform X9, which yields MQSLRDLGVKISEQQAEKILKRIRTGHFWGPVTYMDKNGTMTIDWNEWRDYHLLHPVENIPEIILYWKHSTIFDVGENLTVPDEFTMEERQTGMWWRHLVAGGGAGAVSRTCTAPLDRLKVLMQVHASRSNNMCIVGGFTQMIREGGAKSLWRGNGINVLKIAPESAIKFMAYEQIKRLVGSDQETLRIHERLVAGSLAGAIAQSSIYPMEVLKTRMALRKTGQYSGMLDCARKILAREGMSAFYKGYVPNMLGIIPYAGIDLAVYETLKNAWLQRYAVNSADPGVFVLLACGTMSSTCGQLASYPLALVRTRMQAQASIEGAPEVTMSSLFKQILRTEGAFGLYRGLAPNFMKVIPAVSISYVVYENLKITLGVQSR from the exons ATGCAGTCCCTGCGGGACCTGGGAGTCAAGATATCTGAACAGCAGGCAGAAAAAATTCTCAAGAG AATACGAACGGGCCACTTCTGGGGCCCTGTCACCTA CATGGACAAGAACGGCACCATGACCATCGACTGGAACGAGTGGAGAGACTACCACCTCCTGCATCCCGTGGAAAACATCCCCGAGATCATCCTGTACTGGAAACATTCCACG ATCTTTGATGTAGGTGAGAATCTGACAGTCCCCGATGAGTTCACAATGGAGGAGAGGCAGACAGGGATGTGGTGGAGACACCTGGTGGCCGGCGGTGGGGCGGGGGCCGTATCCAGAACCTGCACGGCCCCCCTGGACAGACTCAAGGTGCTCATGCAG gtccATGCCTCCCGCAGCAACAACATGTGCATCGTGGGTGGGTTCACCCAGATGATTCGAGAAGGAGGGGCCAAGTCACTCTGGCGGGGCAACGGCATCAACGTACTCAAAATTGCCCCTGAGTCGGCCATCAAATTCATGGCCTACGAGCAG ATCAAGCGCCTAGTCGGGAGTGACCAGGAGACGCTGAGGATTCACGAGAGGCTTGTGGCAGGGTCCTTGGCAGGGGCCATCGCCCAGAGCAGCATCTACCCGATGGAG GTCCTGAAGACCCGGATGGCCCTGCGCAAGACAGGCCAGTACTCAGGCATGCTGGACTGCGCCAGAAAGATCCTGGCCAGAGAGGGCATGTCTGCCTTCTACAAGGGCTACGTTCCCAACATGCTGGGGATCATCCCGTATGCGGGAATAGACCTGGCCGTCTACGAG aCGCTCAAGAATGCCTGGCTGCAGCGCTATGCGGTGAACAGTGCAGACCCCGGCGTTTTTGTGCTCCTGGCCTGTGGCACCATGTCCAGCACTTGCGGCCAGCTGGCCAGCTACCCACTGGCCCTGGTCAGGACACGGATGCAGGCCCAAG CCTCCATTGAGGGCGCCCCGGAGGTGACCATGAGCAGCCTCTTCAAACAGATCCTGCGGACCGAGGGGGCCTTTGGCCTGTACCGGGGGCTGGCCCCCAACTTCATGAAGGTGATCCCCGCCGTGAGCATCAGCTACGTGGTGTACGAGAACCTGAAGATCACCTTGGGCGTGCAGTCGCGGTGA
- the SLC25A25 gene encoding calcium-binding mitochondrial carrier protein SCaMC-2 isoform X10: MDKNGTMTIDWNEWRDYHLLHPVENIPEIILYWKHSTIFDVGENLTVPDEFTMEERQTGMWWRHLVAGGGAGAVSRTCTAPLDRLKVLMQVHASRSNNMCIVGGFTQMIREGGAKSLWRGNGINVLKIAPESAIKFMAYEQIKRLVGSDQETLRIHERLVAGSLAGAIAQSSIYPMEVLKTRMALRKTGQYSGMLDCARKILAREGMSAFYKGYVPNMLGIIPYAGIDLAVYETLKNAWLQRYAVNSADPGVFVLLACGTMSSTCGQLASYPLALVRTRMQAQASIEGAPEVTMSSLFKQILRTEGAFGLYRGLAPNFMKVIPAVSISYVVYENLKITLGVQSR, translated from the exons ATGGACAAGAACGGCACCATGACCATCGACTGGAACGAGTGGAGAGACTACCACCTCCTGCATCCCGTGGAAAACATCCCCGAGATCATCCTGTACTGGAAACATTCCACG ATCTTTGATGTAGGTGAGAATCTGACAGTCCCCGATGAGTTCACAATGGAGGAGAGGCAGACAGGGATGTGGTGGAGACACCTGGTGGCCGGCGGTGGGGCGGGGGCCGTATCCAGAACCTGCACGGCCCCCCTGGACAGACTCAAGGTGCTCATGCAG gtccATGCCTCCCGCAGCAACAACATGTGCATCGTGGGTGGGTTCACCCAGATGATTCGAGAAGGAGGGGCCAAGTCACTCTGGCGGGGCAACGGCATCAACGTACTCAAAATTGCCCCTGAGTCGGCCATCAAATTCATGGCCTACGAGCAG ATCAAGCGCCTAGTCGGGAGTGACCAGGAGACGCTGAGGATTCACGAGAGGCTTGTGGCAGGGTCCTTGGCAGGGGCCATCGCCCAGAGCAGCATCTACCCGATGGAG GTCCTGAAGACCCGGATGGCCCTGCGCAAGACAGGCCAGTACTCAGGCATGCTGGACTGCGCCAGAAAGATCCTGGCCAGAGAGGGCATGTCTGCCTTCTACAAGGGCTACGTTCCCAACATGCTGGGGATCATCCCGTATGCGGGAATAGACCTGGCCGTCTACGAG aCGCTCAAGAATGCCTGGCTGCAGCGCTATGCGGTGAACAGTGCAGACCCCGGCGTTTTTGTGCTCCTGGCCTGTGGCACCATGTCCAGCACTTGCGGCCAGCTGGCCAGCTACCCACTGGCCCTGGTCAGGACACGGATGCAGGCCCAAG CCTCCATTGAGGGCGCCCCGGAGGTGACCATGAGCAGCCTCTTCAAACAGATCCTGCGGACCGAGGGGGCCTTTGGCCTGTACCGGGGGCTGGCCCCCAACTTCATGAAGGTGATCCCCGCCGTGAGCATCAGCTACGTGGTGTACGAGAACCTGAAGATCACCTTGGGCGTGCAGTCGCGGTGA